A region of the Montipora foliosa isolate CH-2021 chromosome 8, ASM3666993v2, whole genome shotgun sequence genome:
aagaaatataaaagaaagaaaagaaaaagagaaacaatTATTGTTCAAAAAAGTTATACCGCTACTTTTGATTTGTTGAGTTACCTTTTGACCACGTGAACTCAAATTGAAAGGACAAATCAATTACTGATTTAAGTTTCAttttaacaaattgaaagtgAAGTAAATAAAAGTACGAATTGGcgtccttttttctttgaaataaatgcatGGCTCTGATACTGATATAAATTATCGTCCAAAAgaaattttgttttggcttCGCCTCTTTGTAATAAACCCATTCctttaaaaaatataaacagACAATTTTCAAGCGATTTGACTTTTAGCGTTTGATCTTTAAATTCCGTCCCACGAGGTCGGAAATACGAACATTTGATAATTGAAAAGTAACTGCCTTCCTTCAGGGTAGTGATTGCGAAGATGCACcagaagaaaatttaaatttcaaatgATGATCAAGCGATGACTTCTCGGTTGAAGAGGGTAGATCTTTTCTCTCCGGCACTATTTTGCCTGTTTATCATGATTCGTTTCAATCTGAACTGAATCATAAATTACCAAAATCCCCCTTGGATCTATTTCGTAATCGAAAGTAAGATTTTTCAATTTCGTTTTGCCATCAACACGAGTTACATTTTGCTGGATGGAACGGCCTGTCAAAGCAATTAATTGAGTTTTGTAACCTCACTGTCCTCACACTACCTTTGGAGGCCTTGCAGGCTATAATGAAGCCATTTCGCTTTTGGCATTAATTGGACAATTTCTAGGTTCTTAAAAATATTTGACACTTATTAATGATTGCATTGGTCAAAGTGTTGCTGCCATTAGCTAAAATGTAATCGCATGCAAAGGATTTGATTTTAACGTTGGTTTGCTTAAAAATTCCCTACTGACTCAATTTCAAGTCATTTTGCAACTAAAGCAAAAACATCGcgattgaaattaaaaattaatcttATTTTTAAATACAGAAAATGACGTCCATCCAAATGCTGTAATTCCCTAAAGAAATAAACGGAAGCTTACTCACAAAAATACAGCAGTAGTAGCTGTTTTTTGTGATGAATGAAGCTTTCCGTCAGCAGAGACGGCTGTGAATGTCACTGGTAGAATTTTCCCCCATGAAAGTAGATTAATTTCATAAAATATGGAGACCTTCTATAATTGTTGTTATAAAAAAACACAATTTATGCGAAAGAGCAATGCCATTTTCCCAAACAAATGTATGAATTGGTCCAAATGGATGGAAACGTgaagtaattaatttttttttttttttttggcattttgtgAGCAAAGCTATGAATCATTTCCATACTATGAAGACCTTTTATAACTTGTtgttataaaaaataaaatttatgcGAAATAGCAATGCCATTTCCCCAAACAAATGTATGAATTGGTCCAAATAGATGGAAACGTGAAGTAATTTTTTTGGGGCATTTTGTGACCAAAGCTTTTAATCATTTCCATACTATGACTGAACCGGCACACTACatgggtagtagccaaaacgcggggccggggccggggccggggccggggccggggccggggccggggccggggtcggggtcggggtcggggtcggggtcggggtcccttttctttttcccattgttttttggtttcaatttttatcgttaTTTTCCTGTTGGTTTTTGCGATAACCTGACTTAGTCTTTTagaaaatcggagtttgtttttcgaaattaagatcATTTCCGgaaatgctgaaattggagtttatgaaatatacgccaactgccaaaaacactgaagactcgctgatctCCACACTTAAAAACAGCATTgcaatgtttacttcttgagaaaaatgtgatcgtcacgcagtcacgcaacggATAAATCTCCTCGTTGCTCGTGTTGCTGTcttgttgttgtctgtctttactagaaacggtttgtagtaaagccagagtcgcacgggaacttgctagtcaattctattcggacgtcacGGGATCGAATCCAGTATCACtataaaaaaacagaacaacattgaaaacaattttgcgaaaacaggCAAATGATAACGTTGTGTGACGActatcgtggaactgtggctatgttctgtttcgttttaattgtattgcggaggtttttacgaagtaaagattaaaatgtgcttttaaaatgtggagctcagcggaTCTTCAGTGTCTCAAGGAGTTAgtgtatattccccacaaaaattccaatttcagtctgaaattctcttaatttcgaaaaacaaagatgTCTCTTTCGTAGATTCCgtataaatgaaagaaagatgccaaacattcgcatataacattacaggagaataacgtcaaaaattggaaaaaaatggaaaacaaagacaccccgaccccgaccccgaccccgaccccgaccccgaccccgaccccgacgcCGACCCCGGCCCTGGCCCCGGTCCCGGCCCCGGCCCcagccccggccccggccccagCCCCGgacccgcgttttggctactacccacTACATGCGTTAAGTTTTTGGTTTAAGGCCAATTTCTGGTTTGTCACAGGCATTTACATCGTTGTAGGCAACCTTATCACAAAAAGTAATGAAGAATTTGCTCAACTGGTCCGCACGGCTGGTTATAAAATAATCTCAAAATTGATTCGATTTTATTAAATGCGGACGATGGGAATTCGATTCCAAACATTGAAAGGAGATCGATTCGATTCCATCATAGATTACGAGAAAAATATTAACCATTTAATGTAGAGATATATTGGAAATGTGTGAACTTTTTCATACAACATGTTGCGTATCATTCAGAATAAGATTTGAcaaccaaaacaaaagtgaaattaaaatgttaaagGTTAATATGCTAGAGGTTTAATTTTAAACTGACAAACTCGATAAAATGGGAGAGGATTTCCTTCGTATTGGTATACCAACTCTTGGCAATAGTAAAAGTTTCCCAGGAAATTTTAAAGTAGAACAAGACAAAACCATGACGCGCTTTGCTGCAAGCAGTACCCGCAAAGAACAATGCTACGACAAAGAAATCCATTCTTACAGATTAACCGGCAATTTTATTTAATTCTTGGCAGTTTTGCATGTCGCAATTTGTAGATTCCGATTGAATCCGTGACTGCGGGTGACTTTTTCAAGCGCGTTGGAGGCAAACAATTAAGAAAGCACAGATTTGAAGCGCCGGAAAGGGGAATTTGAGTGAAAGTTGCTGTAAATAGCCAAGGATAATATTTCTCGGAAACGAGAGCATATGAACTTTTTAAGAGCAGCGTAAATATACAACCGCATAAACACTGTACGCCGCGGAGAATACTTGGTGATCCAAGAATTCTAAAGatatattttcttcctcaaaaatttcaacaatggtaattattattgtcattattttttttgccaTCGGTTATTGAAATGCACCAGTTCATATGTTAGTTATTACATAGACAAATCTACGTAGATGTCAACTAGGCAAATGCTCGAAGCAGAACTCAAAAGACCAGATGCTCTGCTTTAAATtaacattttaataatcattttcTTTGATATCACATAGAATCTTTATTTTACACATAGACCATACATCGTCCTATATTTTGTTTGTCGTCCGAAGCAACTAGTTTTTAGTTTTCACTTGTAAACCGAAGTACTGGCGCTGAAAAAGCGCGAAATAAACACCTTGTGTTCCATACccaagattttatttttattttcatttattcaCAAGCAAAATTAAAGTGACTTTATACTTTCATCCGTCAAAACATTATCCCTGGCAAAATTAGTAGCCATTGGCGTGTTTGTTCCgaaaatttaacaataaaactAACGAAAATTTATGAGGAACGACGTGGCATTTCTATTCGGCGTGCTATCGCTTATTAGCGAGAATTATATTTTTCCAATGCCAAGAAACGTTGAATAAGTTATGACTCTATAAAATCAGCTGCGCTCCTCCCAAACACAAGCCAAGAGACTTAAGTTTTTCATCTAAAGCACGCGTCGCTCACTGGTCATAAACAAACACGGTGCAAACAGACAATTTATGATACATTTAGCTTCTGTTCTGTTCCTTAGACTAGAGTcctattatttttttctgttttgttctATGAACGGAAGTTTTAGTACTCAGTGTCAGGataattttcgtgtttttggaTATTAGCAAAGGGTTCGACCATTTGCCTCGAGAATTTTTACCCGTCTCTTCTGTCAATTACGTTTCCATAATTTTTTAACTCGACCAAAAGTTCGCTAAAAAACTGTGGCTCCCTGTTCATCAGCAACATCTTTTCGCTCAAGTTATTTGTGATGTACATACATCGATCCCAAAACGCTCGTCTATCTCCATCTATGAGAAATGGCTTCAAAGGATAACTTATTTCCGGCCCGTTGTAGGTGTATGCCATGTACAGGCATGTTAAAATTTCTGCGCGTAGTTGCGCCTGGTTTGGAATTTTGTCCGACAGAGTTTCCTTAAGCAACATAAAAAGAAATACGAGGTTAGGAGGTGTAAGGAACGCTTGATCCTGCCATCCTTGCAAAAGTAACGCCCTATCAACTCCTCGTAGCCATAAAATCACCTCGGACGCGCGAAAGCGTGTCAAATTTTTACAGTGACAGCGGACGAAATTTCCAACACATCTCAGAGCATCGCTGCTGATCATAAAGGAAGAAACGTGGAGTTTTCGTTTCGTTGCTGAGAGAGCAGCAGTTTCGCTGCTGACAGCTTTCTCGCAGTATGTCGAATTGATTGGCAGTTTAACTTCTTGGGTTTGCACGGTGATAGCGTTGCGTACTTGCTCGCTTGTTTGTTGATTCTCCAGTACTAAAGGCTTGGTCTTCGCCGGAGCGGGCTCGATTTTGGACTTGATTTTCTTCTTGCCAACATTGGCACACTTATGTAGGTAAGCAGCCACCGCATCGCAAGTCGTTTGCGGGGccttgttttctttctctttcacaGCGCCGCGAATGTCCCTACTGCTATTAACATGATAACAACACTTACAGTGGAAGCCTTTCGCACTCTCTCGAGCTTTTATATTCCAAATGGAATATTCGTGGAGGAAATCTTTGCGATTTATAGAAAGCGTAGCCCCCATCTTTCTCTGAAAAGAATGGGCGAAGCCTTTTACAACCGCACTCACAGATACTTGGTATCTTGGCCTCGATGTATATTCGTGCGTTCAACAAGCTACTGCTGGGAACAGGTGGCGACGCATTACCGATTTCACTAGAATATGAATCGATTGTGTGACTGTCCTGTTATATTACAAGAGGCCATGGCCACATGACCAAACAGTGGCTATGGTAACGGCGCCTAAATTAATCATGATTCATCGGCACAGGTGTGCACCATATGAGCGTTAGCCAATCACAAACGAACTTGCGAGCCTGTGTAAAGTGTGGTGCGCTTGATTTCAGCCACAAAGATGAAAGTATAGTCGAAACATATTAAGTCAGTGACACTTTAAAACATGTAAACGATCGGTCATTGATCGAAATAGAACTAGGAAGTGTATATTCCAGAGAAATGTCATTCAAAGTGGTCTCAGACATTCTTTTGATGAAAAACGTGAACAAAGTACAAAGCTTTATCCACAAGCTGAAAACTGCAGTGCATAACATTGAATGAGCCATTCACACATAGACGTATGCATTAGCGCCTGGTTGGTGATTCGCTATTCTTAAAcatcaaaggtttttttttaattttgaaacggAAACGGAATGTAAGCAGCCAGAATGCCGAAATCTTGTTCATTTGTACAACCGAAATGAGAAACGGTCTTACGATTTTGAGAACCAATTCAAAACTTCTCATGAAAGCCTAAAGGAAAGAGTTTAAAATGTGCTCAACATTTCCATGTTCCGTCTCTAAGActaagtttttaaaaattttataaCCTCGGGCGTATCAAAGGGTGTCATCATTTCAGTTGACAAAAAGtgaaaattgaattgaaaaaaaaatcgctcAAAAGGAAATTGGATGATCTTAATTCTAGGATGTGATGACTGTGTCGAAAGCTAATTGTGCACTTTGGTTATCTTAAAGAGCATCCAACGCAAGACTCCGATAGACCATTAAGTTGGCTTTCTTCTATCAATTAATGACTTTCTTCGAAATATTACAGGTGGATCATGGTGGCAGATTCAAAAACACCGACAGAGATTTTTTTAGATTCTAATGCTTTTATGCACGTGTCGAAGAGCACAAAAGCTTTCGATTATCTTCAGATAGTGCGCTTTATCTGTTTTGTTACTTTTTCTTTGTGTGGGAGCAAATATATTGCGTACGAAGAGACATATTTTTGTTCCTTTGATATCACTCATTTCTCCGATATCACTTTGCCATCAAATTGAATTCTTTAAAACTCGGAAAGTTCGAGACTTGCAAATCTGGAGGCCAGCCAGTTTATTTCTAACGATACTTGAACGAATGTCAAAACATTAACTATTCCATAACAATTCGTCTTGTACGGCCAAGGAGAATTATAAGGAAATGAACCTAGATCTTTCAGCCTGTTTCAGTTTCGGAAAATCATGAACTGGGGACAATAAATGGAAAAACAAGGCAGAAACTAAAAATTCTCAATGGAATTTTCTTTCTCGCGTCGGTAATTCAACAGCAGTATTCAGTACTAGTTGGGTTTAACTTAGCGTTAAGGAACACATTCAGTCCAGACTAACCAAGCAAGAAACTTTTCTCAGTTTACAAGTGGTGCATTTATCTTTCATTCTTTACCCTCTTTGCATCAAAAGTCAAAATGTACCGCGAGCATTGTAAATAGTCCTCTTAATTGAGACATGAGAATGTTTAATGGCAAAAAAGCTACGGCCGAGACGCCGGCTTATGGATAGTTAGCGGTATTGCTCTATGGGAAAGCGGTATGGCTCCTAAGCGGCTATCCTTACAAGGGTATCGATTTCTGATCGCTGTCCTGACGTCACGGTTCGAATTTGCAATCGGGCTCCTACGTCTCCCGCATTTTTATTTTCGAATAACACCAGGCTCAGACAGAGTTAATAACGATGGCTCAGATAAACAATCAATATCGCAAATCGCGGCTACCACTAAGCTCGTGAAAATGATTGTGACAAGTTTTCTCTTTCTTAGTCTatgcaaagatttcagtatttgctcTGTTAACCATAAATATGCACACTCTACGAAAAACCTTGGCCAAAGTGTTACGAGGAGTATATTTCTGGATATTTTATGGAGGGTCTAAACTGCAGTTTTATGGCAgcttagggttgcaggtcattttttCACCATAGCTAAAAAAACTCAtactttactaatgctaaaaTTAGGCCTACACACCATGCTTTAGATAGTGTTTAAGCCGAAGGGCTCGGCCAAAtgggaaatgtttggcgaccaaacaacataaaacattgtttggtaaccagacattttaccgtttggccacgttcTTGTTTGGcgctgtttgatcgtgtttgataaaatttgaaggccatcaaacattcgatcaaacaacttaaaacatttcttttgttctcgtgtttgatgggcGAAGAGTTTGTTCGTTTGGACAGCCGTATCAAACATGTTCCGCGCGCGCATGTGTACCACGCTTGCTCAGTCGCTTGTATCCATgtgtttcttttcatatttgtaACCCATAGTTCTTTGCTGGTGGAGTTTAATCTGAGTTAGATCAAACATGTTGtaaccgtttggccactcacttcAACATCAAAATGTTTAGTcatcaaacaatgtttgatgttaaatcaagtgaagctatgatcttcgcagttatgagagcaatttttgcaattgcgtagagaagcctgaaaaattcaggacttcaacggggtttgaacccgtgacctcgcgattccggtgcgacgctctaaccaactgagctatgaagccactgacgttgggagctggtcatttgtggattctaatggtcccgtgaggaatgaatcaatgatgaaatggtatatgaaatgaatcatatatgaactgcggatatgaaatcaagtgaagctatgatcttcgcagttatgaccagctcccaacgtcagtggcttcatagctcagttggttagagcgtcgcaccggaatcgcgaggtcacgggttcaaaccccgttgaagtcctgaatttttcaggcttctctacgcaattgcaaaaattgctctcataactgcgaagatcatagcttcacttgatttcatatccgcagttcatatatgattcatttcatataccatttcatcattgattcattcctcacgggaccattagaatccacaaatgaccagctcccaacgtcagtggcttcatagctcagttggttagagcgtcgcaccggaatcgcgaggtcacgggttcaaaccccgttgaagtcctgaatttttcaggcttctctacgcaattgcaaaaattgctctcataactgcgaagatcatagcttcacttgatttcatatccgcagttcatatatgattcatttcatataccatttcatcattgattcattcctcacgggaccattagaatccacaaatgaccagctcccaacgtcagtggcttcatagctcagttggttagagcgtcgcaccggaatcgcgaggtcacgggttcaaaccccgttgaagtcctgaatttttcaggcttctctacgcaattgcaattctcataactgcgaagatcatagcttcacttgatttcatatccgcagttcatatatgattcatttcatataccatttcatcaatgtttgatgttgtttaaacgccaaacatttcccgtttggttAGGcgctaaggttagcatttttgtaaaggtatACACCCTTCTTATATTTTATACACTGGATAtggacttatccactggatagagcgattttcaattgagtgtcgaaagtaattagcgaattgcctTGGATTTGCattgcttcactcagtgattggttcaaagttctcgcgccactttttcaaccaatcagaagaaaagccaaaaccaatcgtggctcgcgcgtgcacattttcccgcgctttgtgtcggctatccATGGATgtaatttcttcgagttttgattggtttactggattgtctccatcccttttgattggccaaagtaattactttggttttggttttacgacattccattgaaactcgctctaaagtTATCCATCCTTTGAAGAACTGGAGCCTGATTGGCTGTGAATGCAGCACgtgttttaaagtgcccctgtgaacaaaaaaatcaatttttatttttcttggattttaaaactatgttaactaaacactaggCGACCAAACTTtaaagccttgatttaaaaaagacaccagtttattttaactggaatttttctatttaatggtccgccattactaactttatggctcactagtttaagaatgcaatgcatgtgtacgccgcagaatttttatgcagcacgggagttttgggctttcagacttttaaactcgcgttttccctggatccaaccctctgaggtccaatcggtcagttttgaatgtgagtaatggcggaccgtgaaattcaatatttacactcaaagttttggataaaaatcaaaactcaaaattttgccagtcaggtgtcaagcaaacgcactttaaaaatctgaagaaacaaggaagtggtttttttccaCAGAGGCactacaccttattccaaaatggccaccattttagtattcttttgttcccttgcaaattagcccttgttgcctcattcaaggttaaatattcttttgaattttcagcttatgaacgaggcaacaagggctcatttgcaagcaaacaaaagaatactaaaatgacggccattttggaataaggtgtatgaccAAGATTACTGTCTCGTTTTACAGACAAAATTTTTACTcgtgtaaagcctggttttcacttgcGACTCGAGCATAAGTACAAGCAACACTCGCAAGCGCATTTAGTTGCAAATTGTTCAGCCTTGGGGTTAGGCCAACTACCGTCAATTGGATCATTGACTTCCTAAGGAATAGGCAACAAAGGGTCAAACTTAACAACAACTGCTATTCCAGCTGGCTGAATGTTCCTGCCGGAGTTCCTCAAGGCACGCGTTTAGGCCCTTGGCTGTTTTTGGTAATGATTAACGACCTAAAGTTACCGGGGGAGTCGTTCTCCATGTGGAAGTTTGCAGACGACACGACTGTTTCGGAGGTGGTGCCAAGTTCTGGGGAAAGTTCTTTACAGGAAGCTGTCAATCACATTTCCAGCTGGTCTCACAGTAATCTCTTCCAATTAAACCCGACCAAGTGCAAAGAgttagttgtttgttttaagaaaacgccACCATCCTATGGCCCGATTAAGATATACGGCGTGCAGTTTGAGAGGGTATCTTCTGCTAAAGTCCTAGGGGTTACGATCAGTAATGACTTGAAATGGAACGATCACGTGGATACTATCACCTCAAAAGCCGCACGTCGATTGTATCTTTGAGTCAGCTAAAGAGAGCCGGCATAAGTCCCGATGACCTGTTAGCTTTTTATTATAGTGTCATTAGATCAGTCCTAGAATTCTCATGTCAGCTATTCCATCGTAGTCTCCCGAAATATTTGTCTGATGACATCGAACGTATTCAGAGGCGCGCCATGAGAATAATCTTTCCTAGTTTATCGTACTGTGAGGCGATGGATAAGGCCGGAATTCCAACACTTTCAGAGAGACGTGAGTCATTAtctattaaattatttgaagataTTGTTGGTAATGAACACCACAAACTGGCTAACCTGCTACCTCCTATGGCCAGTTCCCACGCTCGGCGTTTGAGAAATAAGAGACGTTTTAATACTCCAGTTTGTCGCACCGATCGCTTTATGAACTCTTTTATTATTAGCCACGCGATGTAAATAATCTTTAAATACAATGGTaaatagccatttttattgtaatttttatattgtacGTAATTCAGTCCTACGACTGCAATGTATgctgtttttcaataaacgaaCGAGTTTACTACTTAACTAGTGTCCATTGTTCTAACAAAAGGCTCTAATAGGcaacaagctactgagtttgcgtatgcttcttgtgctttatgcttgcgtcgctagtgtaaaccaggctttaacGAGGCTAGTCAGGCTCAGTAGCACAACTTGGAcagaaaaaagaataatttgttggtcTTTGTTAGCTggcatttttgcatttggtatCAACTTCTTTCTGTGTCACTCCGTGGACAGCCTGTGAAGGTACAAATGAGCTTGGGTACCatggtaaagacttgtttgcccttggacgtgaggagCCTGGAACAACAAAGATGGCGGTCGTCCACTTCACATTTTCGTACTAATCTGTTTTCCACGAAAGAAAGTATTATACTGGGATAATGTATCATCCTTCAAGAGGTGGTGTGCGGGGAGGACAAGATCAGTTTGACTGGGAAGACGTTAAAGCTGACAAGCACAGAGAGAATTATTTAGGCAAGCAAGCTTATAGTAATTATTTTACGTAAACTCAATCAATTCCATGTACGTTACACGTTAGGCATGTCGTTAAGGAAATCGGTTGTCAACCTTAAAGGCTAGGGCTGCCCCTCTCTCGGAAAGGCTACGAAGACGATAAGTGTTTAGTGAAGTAAATGTTCTCATTTGTTTAAGCTCGAAAATACAAATAATGCTTTTGAATTCTTACCTTACCACTTCTCTTCGAAAGAAACAAGCGAGGGGATTTCTTTCAGGCCAACATTTCCCAGAAAAAAGTTTTGCTCCGTccccaaaataataataataataataataacaacaataataattgttattattataattatcttAGTATAGAGAATATAACGGCTGCCATAATGTGATTTTTAGTGCTTTATGATAGAAATGACCGTTAAAATGTGTTTTAATTGAGTTTTTTAGGTTTTAAtgagttttttaattttgtttcattttataATCAAACTGTTTATGAACAATGATTCTTACACTACAGCCATGAATTTTTAACCCTGCCGAACTATTTTAGCaatcatagaccttattcataaatggcggccactttataattcttttgtcgaagtgcaaattagcctaccaagcctcgatatcatacagtgaattgaaaagaatttttgctctaaaatgaggcttggtaggctaatttgcacgtggacaaaagaattataaatgtgaccgccatttatgaatacggtctatttaTCTTTACTTTTTATTCCTTCTTAACTGCCTAGTAATGCCTAATAATGTTTTTAGAGTATCTATCATATAGCATTTTTCCAATTACAGACAATCGTATTATTTTGCATATATATTTTGATAgttgaaaataaagttttcatttattattttaaaaaaaaaattattattattattattattaacccaaTGACACCTCAGGTGCCCTAGGACTCCCCAGTTAacaaataaaatcgtctggcattagacgaAGTAAGATCTCTTAAGTCTGTCTCGCTTCGACTCCCACTCCTTTCACAAGAATGTGTTGGCTCAGCAAATTGATCTGCTCCCAACCTAGTGACCTCATAGCTCATTTGGTAGAACATTGCACTGGCACAATAGAGGATTTTGGTTCAAATCCTGCTGAACCCACATGAATTTTTCTGGTGTCTATAGGAGACAATAATTGCTTAaagcgaggatcacttctatatTTCACCTTTcagtaaataatattattatacaacTAGTTCcttgagcgggcaagatgaaccaaatctcgcattctgattggctaccctaGCGAGCAAGCTGGAGCTCTACTGCCCACTcaggatttctcgcttggttcCACAAGATCagagatcattttttggtgtgttGTCCCatgtaataaatcctttattggcCAAGCTTGTTCTGTCAAagtggctggatattggcctcattccttttttgcatgtttatggacCTCAACTTTGTCTCAGTCCATAAACaagccaaaaaaacaaaaacttggcctatatccagccatcttgactttgTTTTTAACAGGTCACTCAGTCAAGGCCCCTGTGGGACGATGGCAGAAAGGAAAAGATCTACATTGGTCAGTGTTTTAGCTGTATAAACCAtgttcataaatggcggccaagaaattagtgttttgtctttatgtaaataatcctcactagcctcgttagcacggacaaaattcaaaagaacttttgctCCAAATTGAGGTTATGAGGATTACTAGCACaatgacaaaagaataatatatATTGGCCTCCATTTATGAAATCAATAAATTTATGGTCTATAACAAAACTACTGTAACAGTACACTGAATATTTTTCTAAGAAATGAGTTTTGTGATGTGTGTTCAACAGCTCGTTTTTTCTGAACCCATTAAACCCCTAAACAACCCCCAAATGACAAGCAAAATCGTTTGGCATTAGACTGAGTAAAGTCAATTAATTCTCACTCCGCAGGAGTCAAATGGGTTAAGTTTCTATTAGTTAAAGCATTAGAGATATTACTTTGTTCAAAGAACAAACAGCTTTTCCATTCCTTAACCATTTTGCCAAATGTT
Encoded here:
- the LOC138012845 gene encoding cyclin-dependent kinase 5 activator 2-like; this encodes MGATLSINRKDFLHEYSIWNIKARESAKGFHCKCCYHVNSSRDIRGAVKEKENKAPQTTCDAVAAYLHKCANVGKKKIKSKIEPAPAKTKPLVLENQQTSEQVRNAITVQTQEVKLPINSTYCEKAVSSETAALSATKRKLHVSSFMISSDALRCVGNFVRCHCKNLTRFRASEVILWLRGVDRALLLQGWQDQAFLTPPNLVFLFMLLKETLSDKIPNQAQLRAEILTCLYMAYTYNGPEISYPLKPFLIDGDRRAFWDRCMYITNNLSEKMLLMNREPQFFSELLVELKNYGNVIDRRDG